From a single Nicotiana tomentosiformis chromosome 2, ASM39032v3, whole genome shotgun sequence genomic region:
- the LOC104088856 gene encoding rac-like GTP-binding protein RAC13, producing the protein MTTARFIKCVTVGDGAVGKTCMLISYTSNTFPTDYVPTVFDNFSANVVVDGSTVNLGLWDTAGQEDYNRLRPLSYRGADVFLLAFSLISKASYENIYKKWIPELRHYAPTIPIVLVGTKLDLREDKQYLSDHPGATPIATSQGEELKKMIGAVAYTECSSKTQQNVKTVFDTAIKVALRPPKMKKRPQKRRTLCAIL; encoded by the exons ATGACTACTGCTAGATTTATCAAATGTGTGACAGTTGGAGATGGAGCTGTTGGAAAGACTTGTATGCTAATTTCATACACTAGTAATACCTTTCCTACG GATTATGTTCCAACGGTGTTCGATAATTTCAGTGCAAATGTGGTGGTGGATGGCAGCACCGTTAACCTTGGCCTATGGGATACTGCAG GACAAGAAGACTATAACAGGCTAAGGCCACTAAGTTACAGAGGGGCTGATGTCTTTTTGCTTGCTTTTTCTCTAATAAGCAAGGCAAGCTACGAGAACATTTACAAAAAG TGGATACCTGAGTTAAGGCACTATGCTCCTACTATACCAATTGTTCTCGTGGGAACTAAACTTG ACCTTAGGGAAGATAAGCAATATTTAAGTGATCATCCAGGGGCAACTCCTATAGCAACCTCCCAG GGAGAGGAGTTGAAAAAGATGATAGGAGCAGTTGCCTACACTGAATGCAGCTCTAAGACACAGCAG AACGTGAAAACTGTCTTTGATACTGCAATAAAGGTAGCCCTGCGACCCCCTAAGATGAAGAAAAGACCGCAAAAGCGAAGGACATTATGCGCCATTCTTTGA